A window of the Henckelia pumila isolate YLH828 chromosome 3, ASM3356847v2, whole genome shotgun sequence genome harbors these coding sequences:
- the LOC140887289 gene encoding 9-cis-epoxycarotenoid dioxygenase NCED1, chloroplastic-like — translation MANSNAATSSWIKPNSRPPLIADLGSCKNSVSFTQQLVLPRRKEGNLDIKSSLQAPTIHHLPNPSRVQTATNPLKPQWNLIQKAAAIALDAVESALTAHELERPLPKTADPVVQIAGNFSPVPEQPVKRKLPVTGKIPDSIQGVYVRNGANPLFEPLAGHHLFDGDGMIHSVKISDGTASYACRFTETQRLIQERDLGRPVFPKAIGELHGHSGIARLMLFYARGLFKLVDHKQGTGVANAGLVYFNNRLLAMSEDDLPYNVRVDGDGDLKTVGRYGFNGQLKSPMIAHPKIDPVSGELFALSYDVIQKPYLKYFWFSRNGEKSEDVEIPISEPTMMHDFAITENFVVIPDQQVVFKLSEMIRGGSPVAYDKKKVSRFGVLDKYAKSSSGIKWVEVPDCFCFHLWNAWEEPETDEIVVIGSCMTPPDSIFNECEEGLKSVLSEIRLNLKTGKSTRKPILSHEDQVNLEAGMVNRNRLGRKTQFAYLAIAEPWPKVSGFAKVDLFTGQIKKFIYGDDKYGGEPLFLPAGPDPKSEDDGYILTFVHDEKAWKSELQIINAITMKLEASVKLPSRVPYGFHGTFINAKDFANQA, via the coding sequence ATGGCCAATTCTAACGCCGCCACAAGTTCTTGGATTAAGCCTAATTCGCGTCCGCCATTAATAGCCGACTTGGGCTCCTGCAAAAATTCTGTATCCTTCACCCAACAACTTGTTTTGCCGCGCAGAAAAGAAGGAAACTTGGACATAAAATCCTCCCTCCAAGCTCCGACGATCCATCATCTCCCGAACCCATCCCGGGTTCAAACGGCTACGAATCCACTGAAACCACAATGGAATTTGATTCAGAAAGCTGCGGCAATAGCTCTGGATGCAGTGGAGAGTGCGCTCACTGCTCACGAGCTGGAGCGCCCTTTGCCTAAAACAGCGGACCCTGTTGTCCAAATCGCCGGAAACTTCTCTCCCGTGCCGGAACAGCCGGTGAAGCGCAAACTTCCGGTCACCGGGAAAATCCCGGATTCCATTCAAGGTGTGTACGTGAGAAATGGGGCTAACCCGCTCTTCGAGCCGCTGGCGGGACACCACCTCTTCGATGGTGATGGGATGATTCACAGCGTGAAAATTTCGGACGGCACCGCTAGCTATGCGTGTCGGTTTACGGAGACACAGAGACTGATCCAAGAAAGGGATTTGGGCCGCCCTGTTTTCCCGAAAGCTATTGGAGAGTTACATGGCCATTCCGGCATAGCAAGATTGATGCTTTTCTATGCTCGTGGTTTGTTTAAGCTGGTGGATCATAAACAGGGAACCGGAGTTGCCAACGCTGGATTGGTGTACTTCAACAACCGTTTGCTGGCCATGTCCGAAGACGATTTGCCTTATAATGTACGCGTGGATGGGGACGGGGACCTGAAAACAGTGGGAAGGTACGGTTTCAATGGCCAGTTGAAGTCCCCCATGATTGCTCACCCGAAGATCGACCCAGTCTCCGGCGAGCTCTTTGCTCTGAGCTACGACGTGATCCAGAAGCCTTACTTGAAGTACTTTTGGTTTTCAAGAAACGGAGAGAAATCAGAGGACGTGGAGATCCCCATTTCTGAACCCACAATGATGCATGATTTCGCTATCACGGAAAATTTCGTGGTCATCCCGGATCAGCAGGTGGTGTTCAAGTTGTCGGAAATGATCAGAGGTGGCTCTCCGGTCGCGTACGATAAGAAGAAAGTTTCCAGGTTCGGTGTTCTGGACAAGTATGCGAAGAGCTCTTCCGGGATCAAGTGGGTTGAGGTGCCTGATTGCTTCTGTTTCCATCTCTGGAATGCATGGGAGGAGCCTGAAACTGATGAAATAGTTGTCATTGGTTCTTGCATGACTCCCCCGGACTCCATTTTCAACGAATGCGAAGAAGGATTGAAGAGCGTTCTATCCGAAATCAGGCTGAATTTGAAGACCGGAAAATCGACGAGAAAGCCCATCTTGTCACACGAAGATCAGGTGAATTTAGAAGCCGGGATGGTGAACAGAAACAGGCTTGGAAGAAAAACCCAATTCGCATATCTCGCCATAGCGGAGCCATGGCCCAAAGTCTCCGGGTTCGCAAAAGTAGACCTTTTCACAGGCCAAATCAAGAAATTCATCTACGGGGACGACAAATACGGCGGCGAACCCCTGTTTCTCCCCGCAGGACCTGACCCAAAATCGGAAGACGATGGCTATATTCTGACCTTCGTCCACGACGAAAAGGCCTGGAAATCAGAACTCCAGATCATCAATGCCATCACAATGAAATTGGAGGCCTCGGTTAAGCTCCCATCAAGAGTTCCCTACGGTTTTCACGGCACGTTCATCAACGCGAAAGACTTTGCGAATCAGGCCTGA